The following are encoded together in the Desulfococcus multivorans genome:
- a CDS encoding glucosamine 6-phosphate synthetase-like protein: MCGQVGIIFGRKRRRPDERDYLREVFIRMLLHSEERGPHASGLAWLKTDGSHRIFKRPMRAHELVYEKTFQELLGQVDNETTILMGHTRWRTRGNEFNNRNNHPIRAGIVIGTHNGTIYNADYLFRRLGLPRYAEVDSELIFRLADRFSPEGPIDQEGLKKALALCRGQMSAVLTSRLDPGTITVLKGNKPLCLRIHRQHRVVLYASDDAFIDFAVVNEKGWRELEVPPMTMLTIRHADVRAVENSEFRFIPQERKGTLPEGVNA; encoded by the coding sequence ATGTGCGGACAAGTAGGCATCATCTTCGGCCGCAAGCGCAGACGGCCCGACGAGCGGGATTACCTGCGCGAGGTCTTCATCCGCATGCTGCTGCACAGCGAGGAGCGCGGCCCGCACGCCTCCGGTCTCGCCTGGCTCAAGACCGACGGTAGTCACCGGATTTTCAAGCGGCCGATGCGGGCGCACGAGCTGGTCTACGAGAAGACGTTCCAGGAACTGCTCGGGCAGGTCGACAACGAGACCACCATCCTCATGGGGCACACCCGCTGGCGCACCCGGGGCAACGAGTTCAACAACCGCAACAACCATCCCATCCGGGCCGGGATCGTCATCGGCACTCACAACGGCACCATCTACAACGCCGATTATCTGTTCCGCCGTCTCGGTCTGCCGCGCTACGCAGAGGTGGACAGCGAGCTGATCTTCCGCCTGGCCGACCGTTTCTCGCCCGAAGGCCCCATCGACCAGGAGGGGCTAAAGAAGGCGCTTGCCCTCTGTCGCGGCCAAATGAGCGCCGTGCTGACCTCACGCCTCGACCCCGGCACCATCACCGTGCTCAAGGGCAACAAGCCACTCTGCCTGCGCATCCACCGCCAGCACCGGGTGGTGCTCTACGCCTCGGACGACGCCTTTATTGACTTTGCCGTGGTCAACGAGAAGGGCTGGCGCGAGCTGGAGGTGCCGCCCATGACCATGCTCACCATCCGCCACGCGGATGTGCGGGCCGTCGAAAACAGCGAATTCCGCTTCATACCCCAGGAGCGCAAAGGGACACTGCCCGAAGGAGTGAATGCATGA
- a CDS encoding amidoligase family protein — MNLKEIHYGIEIETVKRTREQIAWAIHSVVGGTVRHVGIPSSYDPWEVEDLRGRVWKVVGDASLTSVPAHLRAEVVSPVLGYEDIPQLQEVVRAIRRAGGKINSQCGIHIHIDAAPFDGRHLGNLAKIIYKQEPLILHALGISRDRLNRYTRPVSDELIQRIEQHRPRTKDQLNRIWYGYHNRQPQHYDNSRYHGVNLHNVWYRGTVEFRWFEATLHAGRIKAYLQFCLAVAAKALNGRAASSRKRDFDPQSAKYDFRVFLLHLGLIGDEFKTARKHLMANMPGDAAFKNGRPKPEDVLPDETTNLTNEAGQVPGLTV, encoded by the coding sequence ATGAACCTGAAAGAGATCCACTACGGGATCGAGATCGAGACCGTAAAACGCACCCGGGAGCAGATCGCCTGGGCCATTCACTCGGTGGTGGGCGGCACGGTCCGCCATGTCGGTATCCCCAGCAGCTATGACCCCTGGGAGGTCGAGGACCTGCGCGGCCGCGTCTGGAAGGTGGTGGGGGACGCCTCCCTGACCAGCGTCCCGGCCCATCTGCGGGCCGAGGTGGTCAGCCCGGTGCTCGGTTACGAAGACATCCCACAACTGCAGGAGGTGGTCCGGGCCATCCGCCGCGCCGGAGGCAAGATCAACAGCCAGTGCGGCATCCACATCCATATAGACGCCGCGCCCTTCGACGGCAGGCACCTGGGAAACCTGGCGAAGATCATCTACAAGCAGGAGCCGCTGATCCTCCACGCCCTCGGCATCAGCCGCGACCGCCTCAACCGCTACACCCGGCCGGTCAGCGACGAGCTGATCCAGCGCATCGAACAGCATCGCCCCCGCACCAAGGACCAGCTCAACCGCATCTGGTACGGCTATCACAACCGCCAGCCCCAGCACTACGACAACAGCCGCTACCACGGGGTCAACCTGCACAACGTCTGGTACCGGGGCACGGTGGAGTTCCGCTGGTTCGAAGCGACCCTCCACGCGGGGCGGATCAAGGCCTACCTGCAGTTCTGCCTCGCGGTCGCCGCCAAGGCGCTCAATGGCCGGGCCGCCTCCAGCCGCAAACGGGACTTCGATCCCCAGAGCGCCAAGTACGACTTCCGGGTCTTCCTGCTCCACCTCGGCCTGATCGGCGACGAGTTCAAGACCGCCCGCAAGCATCTGATGGCCAACATGCCCGGTGATGCCGCCTTCAAGAACGGACGGCCCAAACCGGAGGATGTCCTACCGGATGAAACCACCAATCTCACCAACGAGGCCGGGCAAGTTCCCGGCCTCACTGTTTAA
- a CDS encoding DUF5049 domain-containing protein, with amino-acid sequence MKILIRSTTLDGEPIPGSGETLQAADCLEVVELMRGQTPFTASRAPRDYMTEVLSGIEGGPTRPLPEDAAAAAAEFLTRLARHGLIEFLPDDKASDPWPERFLGALETVRLSGRTNMLDHPEVTRLTAEMGYPEVAAWLADHRREYAAFVLEGTRPLLGKNFGDKEDPAPCADK; translated from the coding sequence ATGAAGATTCTGATCCGCTCCACCACGCTGGACGGCGAACCGATCCCCGGCAGCGGAGAAACCCTGCAGGCCGCCGACTGCCTCGAAGTTGTCGAGCTGATGCGCGGCCAGACGCCGTTCACCGCCAGCCGAGCGCCCCGGGACTACATGACCGAGGTGCTCTCCGGCATCGAAGGCGGGCCGACCCGGCCATTGCCGGAGGATGCCGCCGCTGCGGCCGCCGAGTTTCTCACCCGTCTGGCCCGGCACGGCCTGATTGAGTTTCTGCCCGACGACAAGGCCAGCGATCCCTGGCCGGAACGCTTCCTCGGAGCCCTGGAGACAGTGAGGCTCTCCGGGCGCACCAACATGCTCGACCACCCGGAGGTGACCCGGCTGACCGCCGAGATGGGCTACCCGGAGGTGGCCGCGTGGCTGGCGGACCACCGGCGCGAATACGCGGCCTTCGTCCTCGAAGGGACGAGACCGCTGCTCGGCAAGAACTTCGGCGACAAGGAGGACCCGGCTCCATGTGCGGACAAGTAG
- a CDS encoding gamma-glutamylcyclotransferase family protein, with the protein MNIGDTAKLNTNPEDSPETILRLFVYGTLKRGYWNHQRFCAQARSIEPAMVWGRLYHLHAGFPALEVPEGLILARGTADPLADARRQQEIGTPRFGRPTDDWDLISGELVTFTDPQRDLPPIDRLEGFRPGGHSMYQRVMVVAARGSIACAVWTYTMYAPQNGHRVTNDNQAVFWKSRH; encoded by the coding sequence ATGAACATTGGAGACACCGCGAAGCTGAACACAAACCCGGAAGACAGTCCCGAGACCATCCTCCGACTCTTCGTCTACGGCACCCTGAAACGGGGCTACTGGAACCATCAACGCTTCTGCGCCCAGGCCCGCAGCATCGAACCGGCCATGGTCTGGGGCAGGCTTTACCATCTCCACGCCGGGTTCCCGGCCCTCGAGGTGCCGGAAGGGCTGATCCTGGCCCGGGGCACCGCCGACCCATTAGCCGACGCCCGCAGGCAACAGGAGATCGGCACGCCGCGCTTCGGCCGCCCGACCGACGACTGGGATCTGATCAGTGGGGAACTGGTGACCTTCACCGACCCGCAGCGCGACCTGCCGCCCATCGACCGGCTGGAAGGCTTCCGGCCTGGCGGGCACAGCATGTACCAGCGGGTGATGGTGGTTGCAGCCAGGGGCTCAATCGCCTGTGCGGTATGGACTTACACCATGTATGCGCCTCAGAACGGTCACCGGGTCACCAACGACAATCAGGCCGTTTTTTGGAAAAGTCGGCACTAA
- the brxF gene encoding BREX-3 system P-loop-containing protein BrxF: MAEPIHDKIKRSIQAAEGLYHRLVLLVGETGSGKTGVLRDIAEEFGSSVVNVNLALSGELLELTAKQRSLRLPGILDQIADQAQAPVVLDNLEILFDKDLQQDPLRLLQSISRNRAVVASWNGIMNSGRLLYAETGHPEYRSYDSVDALIVGMDGSATVDSAKNNREAGQA, encoded by the coding sequence ATGGCCGAGCCGATTCACGACAAGATAAAACGATCCATCCAGGCAGCCGAAGGGCTGTATCACCGTCTGGTGTTGCTGGTGGGTGAGACCGGTTCCGGCAAGACCGGTGTTCTTCGGGATATTGCCGAGGAATTCGGCTCATCTGTCGTCAACGTCAATCTGGCGCTTTCAGGCGAACTGCTGGAGCTGACAGCCAAACAGCGGTCGCTTCGGCTACCGGGCATCCTCGATCAGATCGCGGACCAGGCTCAAGCACCGGTGGTGCTGGATAATCTCGAGATCCTCTTCGACAAGGATCTCCAGCAGGACCCCTTGCGCCTGCTGCAGTCCATTTCGAGAAATCGGGCCGTGGTGGCTTCGTGGAACGGAATCATGAATTCCGGGAGGCTTTTGTACGCCGAAACCGGCCATCCCGAGTACCGCAGCTATGACTCGGTCGATGCGCTGATTGTGGGCATGGATGGCTCGGCCACGGTCGATTCGGCAAAAAACAATAGAGAGGCAGGACAAGCATGA
- a CDS encoding helix-turn-helix domain-containing protein has translation MDERWLTVDDICKYLNVSNETVYKWIEQRAMPGHRVGRRWMFKQDEVDEWVRSGGAADKSDKPDTEQ, from the coding sequence ATGGATGAGAGATGGCTGACGGTCGATGACATTTGCAAATATCTGAATGTAAGCAACGAGACGGTCTACAAGTGGATCGAACAACGGGCTATGCCGGGCCACCGGGTGGGACGTCGATGGATGTTCAAACAAGACGAAGTGGACGAATGGGTCCGCTCCGGCGGTGCGGCTGACAAATCCGATAAGCCGGACACCGAGCAATAA